Proteins from one Mus caroli chromosome 3, CAROLI_EIJ_v1.1, whole genome shotgun sequence genomic window:
- the Polr3gl gene encoding DNA-directed RNA polymerase III subunit RPC7-like isoform X2 — MRQLPYFIRPAVPKRDVERYSDKYQMSGPIDNAIDWNPDWRRLPSELKIRVRKVQKERTTIILPKRPPKSTDDKEETIQKLETLEKKEEEVTSEEDEEKEEEEEKEEGEEEEYDEEEHEEETDYIMSYFDNGEDFGGDSDDNMDEAIY, encoded by the exons ATGAGGCAGCTCCCCTACTTCATCCGGCCAGCCGTCCCCAAGAGAG ATGTGGAACGTTACTCAGACAAGTATCAGATGTCTGGGCCTATTGACAACGCCATCGATTGGAACCCTG ATTGGCGGCGACTCCCCAGCGAGCTCAAAATTCGAGTGCGGAAAGTACAGAAGGAGC GGACCACCATTATCCTTCCCAAGAGGCCCCCTAAGAGCACAGACGATAAGGAGGAGACGATACAGAAACTAGAG ACGctagagaagaaggaggaggaagtgacttcagaggaggatgaagagaaagaagaagaggaggagaaggaagagggggaggaagaggagtacGATGAAGAGGAGCATGAGGAG GAAACTGATTACATCATGTCATATTTTGACAATGGAGAGGACTTTGGAGGGGACAGCGATGACAATATGGATGAGGCCATATACTGA
- the Polr3gl gene encoding DNA-directed RNA polymerase III subunit RPC7-like isoform X1 has translation MASRGGGRGRGRGQLTFNMEAVGIGKGDALPPPTLQPSPLFPPLEFHPVPLPAGEEGEYVLALKQELRGAMRQLPYFIRPAVPKRDVERYSDKYQMSGPIDNAIDWNPDWRRLPSELKIRVRKVQKERTTIILPKRPPKSTDDKEETIQKLETLEKKEEEVTSEEDEEKEEEEEKEEGEEEEYDEEEHEEETDYIMSYFDNGEDFGGDSDDNMDEAIY, from the exons ATGGCCAGCCGGGGTGGGGGCCGGGGCCGTGGCCGGGGCCAGTTGACCTTCAACATGGAGGCTGTGGGCATTGGGAAGGGTGATGCTTtgcccccacccactctccagccctctccactCTTTCCT CCCTTGGAGTTCCACCCAGTGCCTCTGCcagcaggagaggagggggagtaTGTCCTGGCACTGAAGCAAGAGCTGCGTGGGGCCATGAGGCAGCTCCCCTACTTCATCCGGCCAGCCGTCCCCAAGAGAG ATGTGGAACGTTACTCAGACAAGTATCAGATGTCTGGGCCTATTGACAACGCCATCGATTGGAACCCTG ATTGGCGGCGACTCCCCAGCGAGCTCAAAATTCGAGTGCGGAAAGTACAGAAGGAGC GGACCACCATTATCCTTCCCAAGAGGCCCCCTAAGAGCACAGACGATAAGGAGGAGACGATACAGAAACTAGAG ACGctagagaagaaggaggaggaagtgacttcagaggaggatgaagagaaagaagaagaggaggagaaggaagagggggaggaagaggagtacGATGAAGAGGAGCATGAGGAG GAAACTGATTACATCATGTCATATTTTGACAATGGAGAGGACTTTGGAGGGGACAGCGATGACAATATGGATGAGGCCATATACTGA